The genomic stretch ATGGGGAATCGCGCCTGGCCGATGCGCGCCTTGAGCGCACCCAGCGCATCATCCCCGGGCCGCTGGGCCATGGAACCCGGCCCCACGGGGCCATAGTCGAACTCGTGGTTGCCAATGGCGGCCGCGTCCACTCCTAGGTGGTTGTACACGTCGACGACGACGGCCCCTTCCGTGAGGTTGGAAGGCAACGTGCCCTGGAACATGTCGCCCGCGTCCAGCAGCACCACGCCGCCAGGGTTGGCCGCGCGCAGCCGCGCCACGTAGGCCGCGAGCGTGGCGGCGCCGCCCTCCTCCACCACCTGGCCGTCCTTCAGTGGCGTGCGATGGGGCTCCACCTGTCCGTGGAAGTCGTTGATGCCCACCAGGGTGATGCGGATGGGCTCCGGCGGAGCGCCGCGGATCCAGAAGCCGGAGCACGCGGTGGTGGCCCCGCACGCCAACGCGAGGGCGATGAGTCGGAAGAAACGCATGAGGGCGCGCACTTCAGCGCGGCGCGCGCCCGCTGGCAACGCGCTTCAGTCGCGACGCCGGCGCCCCACCCGCACCAGGGCGAGCAACGCGAACGCAGCGGTGGCCGGCACGGAGGCCGAAGCACACGAGCAGCCCGACTCCTCGGGACGATTGCCCGGGCCTGGCCTCGGCCCCGGACCACCGGAGCCACCTCCGTCCCCCGGGCCACCGTCCGTGCCCCCGTCCGTCCCCCCGTCCGAATCGAACCGCGTGTCGATTCGCAGCGCGGGGTCGAAGGCCTCGGCGACCGCCGGCCAGCGTGCGTACAGGAAGCGCTGCGGGTTGGAGAACGCATCACTGCCCACGAAGAGCCCGTCGGGATAGGTCGTGCCCAGCGACGACGCGGAGACGGCGAGGGCCACTGGGTCATTCGCCCGGATGACGCCCCCATCCTCGTCAGCCAGCCGGAACGAGCCCACGAAGGTCCTCGCGCGCCGCTCGTAGATGGCGAACGCATCCGCGCCCGTGTCCGCGACCAGGATGTACCCTTCGCCATTGCGCGCGCGGTACAGCGCGACCCGGCCCACATTGGCGGAGAGCCCACCCGAGCCCTGGATGGAGAGCTGCTGTCCGGTGACGTCCGCGTCCGCGGCCGCCGCATAGCGCCACAAGCCCTGCCCCTGCTGGGTGACGAACAGGGAGTCCGACGCCTCGTCCACGGCCAGACCCGCGATGGGCCCCGTCGTGGTGAGCGTGCGGACCAGGGTGGCCGTCACGTTCCCCGTGTCCCCGGCCAGTTCGTACTGCTGGAGCACGCCCCTGGACGTGCCCGCGAACACATAGAACCGGCCCGAATCCTGGTTTTGATAGAGCGCCACGGCGGAGAACTGCGTCCCCGTCAGGAAGCCCGTGGCGCCGATCCGCACCACCCGGTCCGCGCGGTCAGGGTCCACCGTGTAGGCCGCCAGCCCGTTGAAGTTGATGCTGGCCGCCACCGCCAGGGTCTGCTGCACCCCGGATAGCGGGAAGCCGTCCCGCACGGCCACGGCCGACATCGGCCCATCCGTGAGCTCCGCATCCAGCTGCTCGCCCCCCACGCCGAAGGTGACGAGGCCCGAGTTGGGGCTGTTGTAGGCGGTGAGGAACAGGCTGCTGCCGGGGGCGCCGGGACTCACCCAGAGGGCCACGTCCTGGAGCACCCCGCCGGTGATGGACGGGTCGGGCTCGGACTGCGACGTCGGCGACACGGCGACCTGCGCGGACACCGGAGTGCCCAGGAGCAGCGCCGCCAGGGCCAGGGGGGTTGGGTTGCGCATGACCGCCTCCAGGTAGAGCGATTGGAGCTCCCTAACTTGGCACGAGGCGTCGGGCTTTCAAGTAGGAAGCGGCCGGGAACGGTTGGCGATGGGTGACAGCGTCGGCTAGAAAGTGCGTCTTCCAGCCAACACAGAAAAGACCATGGCGACCAAGCGCGCACTCATCACGGGCATCACGGGGCAGGACGGCAGCTATCTCGCGGAGCTGCTCCTTTCGAAGGGCTACGAGGTGCACGGCATGGTGCGCCGCTCGTCGGAGGAGAAGTTCGAGCGCATCCAGCACCTGCACGGGAAGATTCAGCTCCACCAGGGCGACTTGCTGGACCAGTTCTCGCTTGCGGCGCTGCTCAACCTGACGAAGCCCGACGAGGTCTACAACCTGGCGGCGCAGTCCTTCGTCCCCACCAGTTGGAACCAGCCGGTGCTCACGGGTGAGTTCACCGCGCTGGGCGTGACGAAGATGCTGGAGGCCATCCGCCACACCCGCCCGGAGGCGCGCTTCTACCAGGCGTCGTCCAGCGAGATGTTCGGCAAGGTGCTGGAGGTTCCGCAGACGGAGGACACTCCCTTCTATCCGCGCAGCCCGTACGGTGTGGCCAAGGCCTACGGCCACCACATCACGGTGAACTACCGCGAGTCCTTCAACCTGTTCGCGGTGAGCGGCATCCTCTTCAACCACGAGTCGCCGCGCCGGGGCCTGGAGTTCGTCACGCGCAAGGTCACCTACAACGTGGCGCGCATCAAGCTGGGCCTCCAGGAGAAGCTGCCCATGGGCAACCTGGACGCCAAGCGCGACTGGGGCTTCGCGGGCGACTACGTGGACGCCATGTGGCGGATGCTCCAGCAGCCGCAGGCCGAGGACTATGTGGTGGCCACCAACGAGACGCACACCGTGCGCGAGCTGGTGGAGATTGCCTTCGCGCGCGTGGGCCTGGACTGGGAGAAGCACGTCTTCATCGACCCGGCCTTCGTGCGCCCCGCCGAGGTGGACCTGCTCATCGGCGACCCGGCCAAGGCGAAGACGAAGCTGGGCTGGGAGCCCAAGGTCCGCTTCAAGGAACTGGTGGAGATGATGGTGGACGCGGACCTGGAGCGCGTGAAGGCGGGGCAGCGGTAGATGCGGATTCTGGTAACAGGCGCGGATGGCTTTGTCGGTCGGCACTTGTGCGCCCTGCTGCGCGCCGCTGGCGACGAGGTCGTGGAGGCCCACGGGCCGCGCGGTGAGGGCATCAACAGCAACGCCCTGCACTTCGACGTGGCCAACGAAGCCTCGGTGAAGGCGGCGGTGGCCGAGGCGAAACCCGAGGGCGTCATCCACCTGGCGGGCTTCAGCTCGGTCGCGAAGAGCCACCACAACCCGTCCCGGGTGTTCGCGGTGAACACCATGGGCGTGGTGCACCTGCTCACCGCGGTGCGCGAGAGCGTCCCGAAGGCGCGCGTGGTGCTGGTGGGCTCCGGCGAGGTGTACGGCCCGGTGCCCGAAGGCACGCGCGCCACCGAGGACACTCCGGCGGTGCCGCTGAGCCCCTACGCGGCCTCCAAGTCCGCAGCTGAGCTGGCCGCGGTGCAATTCCACCGCAGCTACGGGCTGGAGGTCGTCATGGCGCGGCCCTTCAACCACCTGGGCGCGGGGCAGGACCCCACCTTCGTGGTGCCCTCGTTCGCGGCGCAGATTCGCGCCATCGGACTGGGCACGGTGGACCCGGTGCTGCGCACGGGCAACCTGGATGCGGTGCGCGACTTCTCTCACGTGCGCGACGTGGTGGAGGCCTACCGGCTGCTGCTCGACAAGGGCGAGGCGGGGCAGGCGTACAACATCGGCAGCGGTGAGGGCCGCACCATCCGCAGCCTGCTGGAGGAGATGTTGTCGCTCGCGGGCGTCAACGCGCGCATCGAGCTGGACCCCGCGCGCCTGCGGCCCTCCGACATCCCCAGCCTCGTCGGCGCTCCCGACAAGCTGAAGGCGCTGGGCTGGGCCCCGAAGCTGACCGTGACGGACGCGCTGCGCGACGTGCTCGGCCCCCGCGTGCCCGGCGCCGCGTGAGCAAGCGAAGGCGCGCGCGTATCCCCTGGGTGCGCGCGCGTCGGCGGCTCGGCTGGGGCGACCGGATGCCGCGCCAGCGTCGATGGGACTGGCGTCGCGGGCCCGCGATTCCGAAGTGGACGGCCCCATGACGAGGTGACACGTCAGGGGACCCTGTTCACTGAAGCGCCGCCCAGGCCTGAAGCCGCCGCTCCAACGCCGTGAGGGTCCACAGGTCCGCCGGATTGTCTGGCCGCACCTGGACCAGGTCCCGCTGAAGCGCCTCGCGCGCCTCCACGACGCCCCACTCCGACAACACCCGCAGCGCCATCAGCGAGGGCATGCGCGTCACCAGCGTGAGCAGCACCGCCACGACGCGAGGGCTTCGCTCGTCAGCCAGCCGCTGCACCGCCTCGTGACGCGCCTCAGGCGTGGAGTCCGGCGCCTCCAGCACCTCAGCCAGCGAGGTGAAGCGCGCATCGTCCAGCAACGGGCGCGGGCCGGGCTGCGGCTCCCAGTGCTCCACGGTGACGTTCGTCCGGCCCATGGAGACGCACTCCCGGCGCACGCCGTCATCGCCGAAGAGGTCCATGATGCGATCCCTCGACGGCGTGCCGCCCACGAGCAGTTGCCCCGCACGCTGGGAAAGCGTGGGTGACACGCCGAGCAGATGGACGCGCAGCACCGTGGCCTCGGCCGCGGCGCCCTGCTCGGTGGAAGCACGGGGCCACTTGAGGAAGACCTCCGCCATCCCCCGTTCATGGACGTACCAGCGGTACTCCAGCCACACGGCGCTGGGGCGGAGGGCAAAGCGGGCGTCTTCCTGCTCGCGGAGCCGGGGGGCACCTTCCGCAAGCCCGGTGAAGCAGCGTTCCAGCAGGGCCAGGGCGTCGGAGAGCGTCATGAAGGTGGGGCAGTGTAGCGACGTTTGTCAGGTCGCCGGGCCACCATCGTTAGTGTACAATCAACACCACTTCCGAGGTCGCCCATGAGCGAAGCAGGACAGCAGCGGTTCACCTTCTTCTGGCAGGCGCACTCCCCCTTCTCCCAGTGGCACCGTTCCGACTTCGTCGTGGACGGCGTGCACTACGTGTGCGCGGAGCAGTACATGATGGCAGGCAAGGCGCGGCTCTTCGGCGACACCGAAGCGCTGGCGAGCATCCTGTCATCGAAGTCGCCCAAGACGCACAAGGCCCTGGGCCGCAAGGTCCGCGATTTCGACAACGCGCGCTGGGAGAAGGCGCGTGAGCGCATCGTCTACGAGGGCAACCGCGCGAAGTTCACCCAGAGCGAGGAGCTGCTGAATGCACTCCTGGCCACCGCGGGCACGGAGCTGGTGGAAGCCAGTCCCGTGGATCGCATCTGGGGTGTGGGGTTGGATGAGGAGGACCCGCGCATCCAACACCCCGCGAAGTGGCGCG from Myxococcus xanthus encodes the following:
- a CDS encoding GDP-mannose 4,6-dehydratase produces the protein MRILVTGADGFVGRHLCALLRAAGDEVVEAHGPRGEGINSNALHFDVANEASVKAAVAEAKPEGVIHLAGFSSVAKSHHNPSRVFAVNTMGVVHLLTAVRESVPKARVVLVGSGEVYGPVPEGTRATEDTPAVPLSPYAASKSAAELAAVQFHRSYGLEVVMARPFNHLGAGQDPTFVVPSFAAQIRAIGLGTVDPVLRTGNLDAVRDFSHVRDVVEAYRLLLDKGEAGQAYNIGSGEGRTIRSLLEEMLSLAGVNARIELDPARLRPSDIPSLVGAPDKLKALGWAPKLTVTDALRDVLGPRVPGAA
- a CDS encoding NADAR family protein, encoding MSEAGQQRFTFFWQAHSPFSQWHRSDFVVDGVHYVCAEQYMMAGKARLFGDTEALASILSSKSPKTHKALGRKVRDFDNARWEKARERIVYEGNRAKFTQSEELLNALLATAGTELVEASPVDRIWGVGLDEEDPRIQHPAKWRGLNLLGKVLTKLREDLMAEGVTKASPAKP
- the gmd gene encoding GDP-mannose 4,6-dehydratase, yielding MATKRALITGITGQDGSYLAELLLSKGYEVHGMVRRSSEEKFERIQHLHGKIQLHQGDLLDQFSLAALLNLTKPDEVYNLAAQSFVPTSWNQPVLTGEFTALGVTKMLEAIRHTRPEARFYQASSSEMFGKVLEVPQTEDTPFYPRSPYGVAKAYGHHITVNYRESFNLFAVSGILFNHESPRRGLEFVTRKVTYNVARIKLGLQEKLPMGNLDAKRDWGFAGDYVDAMWRMLQQPQAEDYVVATNETHTVRELVEIAFARVGLDWEKHVFIDPAFVRPAEVDLLIGDPAKAKTKLGWEPKVRFKELVEMMVDADLERVKAGQR
- a CDS encoding myxosortase-dependent phytase-like phosphatase; translation: MRNPTPLALAALLLGTPVSAQVAVSPTSQSEPDPSITGGVLQDVALWVSPGAPGSSLFLTAYNSPNSGLVTFGVGGEQLDAELTDGPMSAVAVRDGFPLSGVQQTLAVAASINFNGLAAYTVDPDRADRVVRIGATGFLTGTQFSAVALYQNQDSGRFYVFAGTSRGVLQQYELAGDTGNVTATLVRTLTTTGPIAGLAVDEASDSLFVTQQGQGLWRYAAAADADVTGQQLSIQGSGGLSANVGRVALYRARNGEGYILVADTGADAFAIYERRARTFVGSFRLADEDGGVIRANDPVALAVSASSLGTTYPDGLFVGSDAFSNPQRFLYARWPAVAEAFDPALRIDTRFDSDGGTDGGTDGGPGDGGGSGGPGPRPGPGNRPEESGCSCASASVPATAAFALLALVRVGRRRRD